From Mucilaginibacter rubeus, a single genomic window includes:
- a CDS encoding ABC transporter permease: MLKNYLKITWRNLLRQKTFSLINILGLTIGMASAALILLWIQNELSFDQFHEKRDRLYSVYNQSKFDGKLWSWETTPKIMGRVMKQELPQMEKVARVTNTNFLFTIGDKRLTASGDFTDGDFLSMFSFPLISGDPKTALNELHNIVITEKFSKKLFGDGNAIGKTVKIDSNAYFKVTGVMKDLPNNTRFDFEYLLPWSYLKKIGQDDEYWGNNSIQTFVLLKRGVTEANADAAVENFTKNHSDTKDIQQFLHPATKWHLYSHFEDGKIVGGKIERVRVFSLIAVLILVIACINFMNLSTARSESRAREVGIRKTVGALRGSLIWQFLGESVLIAAIAGVFAVIIVQISMSGFNQLTQKQLYVPYGNPYFWLIALGFILVTGIISGSYPALYLSSFRPVAVLKGTFKAANALVTPRKLLVVIQFTFAVVLIICTIVIRQQLQYAQDRDTGYKKDNLVFSFMSGDIDKHYQSIKNELLSSGAAASVSKTNSPITQRYSDSWGFNWPGSTPHNKVDFIIYSSDGSLVKTMGLKLVAGRDIDPINYPTDSTAMLVNEASVKIMNLKDPVGKVITQGEGKDAKAWHIVGVIKDFIISSPYEPVQHMLIQGPSSWFNIIHYKLNNANSTKENLRRAEAIFKKYNPDYPYEYTFVDQEYSKKFGDEQRIGTLASLFAGLTIVISCLGLFGLAAYMAQNRIKEIGIRKVLGASVASVTTLLSCDFLKLVAISFCIAAPIAWYLMFQWLKGYSYRISINIWVFVIAAALTLLISVLTVSYQAIKAALTNPVKSLKGE; this comes from the coding sequence ATGCTCAAAAATTACTTAAAAATAACCTGGCGTAACCTTTTGCGTCAAAAAACATTTTCCCTGATTAATATCCTTGGTTTAACCATTGGCATGGCCAGTGCAGCGCTCATTTTGTTGTGGATCCAGAATGAACTGAGCTTTGACCAGTTTCACGAAAAAAGGGACAGGCTTTACTCGGTTTACAATCAATCAAAATTTGACGGGAAATTATGGAGCTGGGAAACCACCCCTAAAATTATGGGCAGGGTAATGAAACAGGAATTACCCCAAATGGAAAAAGTTGCCCGGGTTACCAATACCAATTTCCTGTTTACTATTGGCGATAAGCGGCTTACAGCAAGCGGCGACTTTACCGACGGGGACTTCCTTTCTATGTTCAGTTTCCCGCTGATTAGTGGAGATCCCAAGACCGCGTTGAACGAGTTGCATAACATCGTCATCACCGAGAAATTTTCTAAAAAGCTTTTCGGAGATGGAAACGCGATAGGCAAAACGGTCAAAATAGATAGCAATGCCTATTTCAAAGTAACCGGCGTGATGAAAGATCTGCCAAATAATACCCGCTTTGATTTTGAATACCTGCTACCATGGTCGTACCTGAAAAAGATTGGTCAGGATGATGAATATTGGGGCAATAATTCTATTCAAACGTTTGTGCTGTTAAAACGTGGGGTAACAGAAGCCAACGCCGACGCAGCCGTTGAAAATTTCACTAAAAACCATTCGGATACCAAAGATATTCAGCAGTTTTTGCACCCGGCAACTAAATGGCATTTGTATTCGCATTTTGAAGATGGTAAGATAGTTGGCGGGAAAATTGAACGGGTAAGGGTGTTTTCGCTCATTGCGGTGCTCATTCTCGTCATTGCTTGTATCAACTTCATGAATTTAAGTACCGCCCGGAGCGAGTCGCGTGCGCGTGAAGTGGGGATTCGTAAAACAGTTGGCGCATTAAGGGGATCATTGATCTGGCAGTTTTTAGGCGAGTCTGTTTTGATAGCCGCTATAGCGGGTGTTTTTGCAGTTATCATTGTACAAATCAGCATGTCGGGCTTCAATCAGCTCACTCAAAAGCAATTGTATGTGCCTTATGGTAATCCATATTTTTGGCTCATAGCGCTTGGCTTTATTCTGGTTACAGGTATTATTTCGGGTAGCTATCCGGCCTTGTACCTGTCATCTTTCAGACCAGTGGCTGTATTGAAAGGTACATTTAAGGCAGCAAACGCACTTGTTACGCCACGTAAATTACTGGTAGTTATTCAGTTTACTTTCGCGGTAGTGCTGATTATTTGTACAATAGTTATCCGCCAGCAGTTACAGTACGCTCAAGATAGGGATACCGGGTATAAAAAAGATAACCTGGTTTTCAGTTTCATGTCTGGCGATATTGATAAACATTATCAATCTATCAAAAATGAATTGCTTTCAAGTGGTGCAGCAGCATCTGTATCTAAAACAAACTCGCCCATAACACAGCGTTACAGCGATAGCTGGGGCTTTAACTGGCCCGGCTCAACGCCTCACAATAAGGTAGATTTTATCATCTACAGTTCGGATGGCAGCCTGGTAAAAACCATGGGGCTCAAGCTGGTAGCCGGCAGGGATATTGATCCAATTAATTATCCTACAGATTCGACTGCTATGCTTGTTAACGAAGCCTCCGTTAAGATCATGAACCTTAAAGATCCTGTAGGCAAAGTAATTACCCAGGGTGAAGGCAAAGACGCCAAAGCCTGGCATATTGTCGGCGTTATTAAAGATTTTATCATCAGTTCGCCTTACGAACCTGTACAACATATGCTGATACAAGGGCCGAGTTCATGGTTTAATATTATCCACTATAAACTTAATAACGCCAACTCAACTAAAGAGAACCTTCGCCGGGCCGAGGCCATTTTCAAAAAGTATAACCCCGATTATCCATACGAGTATACTTTTGTTGATCAGGAATATTCTAAAAAATTTGGCGACGAACAAAGGATTGGTACCCTGGCCAGCTTGTTTGCCGGCTTAACAATTGTTATTTCATGTCTCGGGTTATTTGGCCTTGCCGCCTATATGGCACAAAACAGGATCAAAGAAATAGGTATTCGAAAGGTACTTGGCGCCTCAGTAGCCAGCGTAACCACACTACTTTCGTGCGATTTTCTGAAGTTGGTTGCAATCTCATTTTGCATAGCTGCCCCAATTGCATGGTATTTAATGTTCCAGTGGTTAAAAGGATATAGCTACCGGATCAGTATCAATATATGGGTATTTGTAATTGCCGCCGCATTAACCTTGCTGATATCTGTTTTGACGGTAAGTTACCAGGCAATCAAAGCCGCGTTAACAAACCCGGTGAAAAGTTTGAAAGGGGAATAG
- a CDS encoding TolC family protein, with product MNIKLKRYLTALFCVLMLYITGASAQTAGNNGVFALADLEEIVFRNHPIVKQAALLSEAAKANVLQSLGYFDPALKASFARKIFGGTEYYNNWGGELKVPLYVAGADLKVGYERNIGAYTAPETRTGTNGLSAIGLSIPLGQGLLIDARRSTLWQAKAMVSYAEADQVKQINTIWYAAAKDYWNWYYTYREYMLVKEGVDLANKRFKAVSRQTLMGDKPAIDSVEAAIIVQDRLLQLEKSTIEMQNALLVLSNHLWNEEGQPLELPKHAEPQTVNERITLPGNMALDTLLGQARQQHPELIKLRSKGSQLDIERRYRVEAMKPKINITGALVSSRRDFNSYVPDYYDFKWNNYKIGLEFAFPLFLRAERGKLREVKIKQQQVNYDLQQSGREIGNNIMASYNSLNAYKSQLGIQVQSINNQQTLLSGELQKFDLGESTLFLINSRESKLIDMKIKRENLIAGYQKTLAELYYKAGSRQNQSNL from the coding sequence ATGAATATTAAATTAAAAAGATATTTGACTGCCCTGTTCTGTGTACTGATGTTGTACATAACCGGTGCTTCGGCGCAAACAGCCGGTAATAACGGCGTGTTTGCGCTTGCCGATCTGGAAGAGATTGTTTTTAGAAATCACCCTATAGTAAAACAGGCCGCCTTGCTAAGCGAGGCGGCTAAAGCAAATGTGTTGCAATCATTAGGCTATTTTGATCCGGCGCTTAAGGCATCTTTTGCCCGTAAAATATTTGGAGGAACAGAATACTATAACAACTGGGGTGGCGAGTTAAAGGTGCCGCTATATGTTGCCGGTGCAGATCTTAAAGTTGGTTATGAGCGTAATATTGGGGCTTACACTGCCCCCGAAACACGTACGGGGACAAATGGCCTTTCTGCGATAGGGTTAAGCATTCCGCTGGGGCAGGGTTTACTGATTGATGCCCGGCGCAGTACCCTCTGGCAAGCCAAAGCTATGGTAAGCTATGCCGAAGCTGATCAGGTTAAACAAATAAACACCATTTGGTACGCCGCTGCTAAAGATTACTGGAACTGGTATTATACTTATCGCGAATACATGCTGGTAAAAGAGGGCGTTGATCTTGCCAATAAAAGGTTTAAAGCTGTAAGCAGGCAAACCCTGATGGGTGATAAACCGGCTATCGATTCGGTAGAGGCGGCCATTATAGTGCAGGATAGACTATTGCAGTTGGAAAAAAGTACCATAGAAATGCAAAACGCCCTGCTGGTATTATCCAATCATTTATGGAATGAGGAGGGCCAGCCGCTCGAATTACCAAAACATGCCGAACCGCAAACAGTTAACGAACGCATTACCCTGCCCGGAAACATGGCGCTTGATACCTTGTTGGGCCAGGCCAGGCAGCAACACCCCGAGTTAATTAAATTGCGGTCAAAGGGGAGCCAACTGGATATTGAGAGGCGTTACCGGGTTGAGGCTATGAAACCCAAGATTAATATCACTGGTGCTTTGGTTTCCTCACGCCGGGATTTTAACTCGTACGTGCCCGACTATTATGATTTTAAGTGGAACAATTACAAGATTGGCCTTGAGTTTGCTTTCCCCTTATTTTTGCGGGCCGAACGTGGTAAACTCCGGGAGGTGAAGATCAAGCAGCAACAGGTAAATTACGATCTGCAGCAATCGGGCAGGGAGATAGGTAATAATATTATGGCCTCGTACAACAGCTTAAACGCCTATAAATCGCAGTTGGGTATCCAGGTACAAAGCATCAATAACCAACAGACATTGCTCTCGGGTGAATTGCAAAAGTTTGACCTGGGCGAAAGCACCCTGTTTTTGATCAATAGCCGTGAAAGTAAACTGATAGACATGAAAATAAAACGCGAAAACCTGATAGCTGGCTATCAAAAAACACTTGCCGAACTTTATTATAAGGCAGGTTCAAGGCAAAACCAGTCCAATTTGTAA
- a CDS encoding HlyD family secretion protein, whose product MAKLSNNGLHNKHMEDLAVQSTDALINVNGSRTLGRIIVIFLVLFIVILMLPWRQTIPGKGTVTALRPEDRPQTVQNQIGGRIECWAAREGQEVKKGDTILVISETSQSYFDPELPQRLDEQLEAKKDSEVAASQKMDATNAQIKAMTSGLRFQLSAAENKVQQSLNYVKIDSADLVAVQNYYETTRVRLNRYESGYKNGLFSLTDIETRRLKLQEDNAKVIGQQNKLSNSKQALLNARIDLDNIKAKYQESLAKAQSDMSSAISSRASARGEIAKLRNDISNITVRRGLYVVRAPQDGFVVKTLKAGIGENIKEGESIATLQPKNPLVAAELYVNAMDVPLILDTSDVRLQFEGWPSVQFSGWPSVAVGTFAGKVWAIDRVSSKGGKYRLLIRQDKSLPANDEPWPAQLRQGSGVYGRIILRSVPLWYEIWRQLNGFPPSLEKEPSDKEIDGKKG is encoded by the coding sequence ATGGCTAAATTATCAAACAATGGTCTGCACAACAAACATATGGAAGATTTGGCAGTGCAATCAACCGATGCACTCATAAATGTAAACGGCTCGCGTACCTTGGGGCGTATCATTGTCATATTTCTTGTTCTTTTCATAGTGATACTGATGCTGCCCTGGCGACAAACCATTCCCGGTAAGGGTACTGTGACAGCTTTACGGCCAGAAGACCGTCCGCAAACGGTTCAGAACCAAATTGGCGGCCGAATTGAGTGCTGGGCCGCGCGGGAGGGACAGGAGGTAAAAAAAGGGGATACAATATTGGTGATATCCGAAACCAGTCAGTCATACTTCGACCCCGAATTGCCGCAGCGGTTGGATGAACAACTCGAGGCAAAAAAAGATAGTGAAGTTGCAGCCTCGCAAAAAATGGATGCTACAAACGCACAGATCAAGGCGATGACCAGCGGTCTCCGTTTCCAGTTATCTGCAGCCGAAAACAAAGTGCAGCAATCTTTAAATTATGTGAAGATAGATAGTGCCGACCTCGTGGCGGTTCAAAATTATTACGAAACCACGAGGGTCAGGTTAAACCGATACGAATCCGGGTATAAAAACGGCCTGTTCTCGCTCACAGATATCGAAACCAGGAGGCTGAAGTTACAGGAAGATAATGCGAAAGTGATAGGCCAGCAAAACAAGCTAAGCAACTCAAAGCAGGCTTTACTTAATGCCCGGATCGATCTGGATAATATCAAGGCTAAATACCAGGAATCGCTTGCTAAGGCTCAATCAGATATGAGTTCGGCCATTTCCAGTAGGGCGAGTGCGCGCGGTGAGATAGCTAAGCTGCGTAACGATATTTCGAACATAACTGTACGGCGTGGTTTGTATGTAGTGCGTGCACCTCAGGATGGTTTTGTGGTGAAAACATTGAAAGCCGGTATTGGTGAAAATATTAAAGAAGGCGAATCAATAGCTACGCTACAACCCAAAAATCCATTAGTTGCCGCCGAGCTGTATGTAAATGCGATGGACGTGCCGCTGATACTTGACACCAGCGATGTAAGGTTACAGTTTGAAGGCTGGCCATCGGTACAGTTTTCGGGTTGGCCATCGGTAGCTGTGGGTACATTCGCAGGCAAAGTATGGGCTATAGACCGTGTGAGCAGCAAAGGTGGTAAGTATCGCTTGCTGATAAGGCAAGACAAATCGTTGCCGGCTAATGATGAGCCGTGGCCAGCACAGTTGCGCCAGGGTTCAGGTGTTTATGGTCGTATTATTTTACGTTCGGTGCCACTTTGGTATGAAATCTGGCGTCAACTAAACGGTTTCCCACCGAGTCTGGAAAAAGAGCCTTCTGATAAAGAAATTGATGGTAAGAAAGGATAA
- a CDS encoding ABC transporter transmembrane domain-containing protein, protein MMKKKKHVNAATPWQRLVRMLHYERTTINYIFIYAILIGLIGLTLPLGTTAVFNLLSNGAMYSSTYILIAVVLIGVVIGGSLLIGQLTLVEFLEQKIFTKASMEFAYRLPRIKKEELQGEHPPELVNRFFDILTIQKGLTKLLVDIVAAAVQIFFSAILLSFYHPVFMAVGLLALTAIAVIILLYYRQGVETSIDESGHKYELVAHLEEVAGDLDKYRGNAEKMDDIVKTTDEITSKYLAARNDHFGILKKMFVGSVALRTVLMGGLLLLGSFFVVEREMTFGQFVAAEVIVVQISYAVEKLLTNMNTVFDMVTGSEKLAVVTDLELEGAK, encoded by the coding sequence ATGATGAAAAAAAAGAAGCATGTAAATGCTGCTACACCCTGGCAACGACTGGTGCGTATGCTGCATTACGAACGTACTACCATTAATTACATTTTTATTTACGCCATATTAATTGGCCTGATTGGTTTAACACTGCCATTGGGCACTACCGCTGTTTTTAACCTGCTCTCCAATGGTGCCATGTACAGCTCAACCTATATACTGATAGCCGTTGTGCTGATAGGTGTTGTTATCGGCGGCTCACTTTTAATAGGCCAGCTTACGCTTGTTGAATTCCTGGAGCAAAAGATCTTCACTAAAGCCTCGATGGAATTTGCTTATCGTCTTCCCCGTATTAAAAAAGAAGAATTGCAAGGCGAACATCCCCCGGAACTGGTTAACCGCTTTTTTGATATTCTGACGATACAGAAAGGCCTAACCAAGTTATTGGTTGATATTGTTGCCGCAGCTGTTCAGATCTTTTTCAGTGCTATTTTACTTTCGTTTTATCACCCGGTATTTATGGCGGTAGGTTTGTTGGCCTTAACAGCTATAGCAGTTATCATATTGTTATATTACAGGCAGGGCGTGGAAACAAGTATTGATGAATCCGGCCATAAGTACGAGTTAGTAGCGCATTTGGAAGAGGTAGCCGGTGATCTGGACAAATATCGTGGAAACGCGGAAAAAATGGATGATATCGTAAAAACCACTGACGAGATAACATCCAAATATCTTGCCGCACGCAATGATCATTTCGGCATCCTGAAAAAGATGTTTGTGGGTTCGGTGGCCTTACGCACCGTATTAATGGGCGGCCTGTTGCTGCTAGGGTCATTTTTTGTAGTTGAGCGCGAAATGACTTTCGGTCAGTTTGTAGCGGCCGAAGTGATTGTGGTACAGATCAGCTACGCCGTAGAAAAATTATTAACCAACATGAATACTGTTTTTGATATGGTTACCGGCAGCGAAAAGCTGGCCGTAGTAACTGATCTTGAATTGGAGGGAGCAAAATAA
- a CDS encoding FGGY-family carbohydrate kinase encodes MIHGGITSNKFVLAFLADLLNCDLMCSNMPDISALGVALLSGLKAGISRFCILKN; translated from the coding sequence ATGATACATGGGGGAATCACATCCAATAAATTTGTGCTTGCCTTCCTCGCAGACCTTTTGAACTGTGACTTGATGTGTAGTAATATGCCTGACATCTCTGCCCTTGGTGTAGCCCTGCTTTCCGGTTTAAAAGCTGGCATTTCAAGGTTTTGTATCTTAAAAAACTAA
- the thiS gene encoding sulfur carrier protein ThiS, which produces MEVTVNQQHLIVPDNCNVQALLADVLQHPHQGLAIAINEAIVPKTQWENCMLSAGDKIIIIKATQGG; this is translated from the coding sequence ATGGAAGTAACCGTTAATCAACAACATCTTATTGTGCCTGATAACTGCAACGTGCAGGCTTTGCTCGCTGATGTTTTGCAGCACCCGCATCAGGGGCTTGCCATTGCTATCAACGAAGCTATTGTTCCCAAAACTCAATGGGAAAACTGTATGCTCAGCGCGGGAGATAAGATCATCATTATTAAAGCCACCCAGGGAGGATAA
- the thiC gene encoding phosphomethylpyrimidine synthase ThiC: MKTERTPTAQAITQTPFPASRKIYVKGQLHDIKVAMREISLSDTKLHGRFGESEPNAPVTVYDTSGPYTDPNQQIDVKKGLPRLREEWITSRGDVDQLDGISSAYGRERLNDAGLDHLRFAYHGKPLRAKAGMNVSQLHYAKKGIITPEMEYIAIRENQRIDLLKEQLNGQYDVMSQQHQGYSFGANTPKGYITPEFVRQEVAAGRAVIPSNINHPESEPMIIGRNFLVKINANIGNSAVTSSIEEEVEKAVWACRWGADTIMDLSTGKNIHETREWIIRNTPVPIGTVPIYQALEKVNGKAEDLTWELFRDTLIEQAEQGVDYFTIHAGVLLRYVPLTAKRITGIVSRGGSIMAKWCLAHHKENFLYTHFEDICEIMKAYDVAFSLGDGLRPGCIADANDAAQFGELETLGELTKIAWKHDVQTIIEGPGHVPMHLIKENMEKQLKHCSEAPFYTLGPLTTDIAPGYDHITSAIGAAMIGWFGTAMLCYVTPKEHLGLPNKKDVKDGVITYKIAAHAADLAKGHPGAQYRDNALSKARFEFRWEDQFNLSLDPDTAKEFHDETLPAEGAKIAHFCSMCGPNFCSMKITQDVRDFAKENGVEEVDALAKGMEQKSKEFAEKGSEIYL; this comes from the coding sequence ATGAAAACAGAAAGAACACCTACAGCACAAGCAATCACCCAAACACCTTTTCCGGCATCGCGAAAGATATACGTTAAAGGACAATTGCATGATATCAAAGTAGCCATGCGGGAAATAAGTCTGAGCGACACCAAATTACATGGTCGTTTTGGCGAAAGCGAGCCCAATGCCCCGGTAACAGTTTATGATACCAGCGGTCCTTATACCGACCCTAACCAACAAATCGACGTCAAAAAAGGGTTGCCCCGACTGCGCGAAGAATGGATCACTTCTCGTGGCGATGTTGACCAGTTGGACGGTATATCGTCGGCATATGGCCGCGAGCGTTTAAACGATGCGGGGTTGGACCATTTGCGTTTTGCTTACCACGGCAAACCATTGCGTGCCAAAGCGGGTATGAATGTATCGCAATTACATTACGCAAAAAAGGGCATTATCACTCCCGAAATGGAATATATCGCCATACGTGAAAACCAGCGTATCGACCTGTTAAAAGAACAACTGAACGGACAATATGATGTAATGAGCCAGCAACACCAAGGCTATAGCTTTGGCGCAAATACGCCCAAAGGCTATATTACTCCCGAGTTTGTAAGGCAAGAGGTTGCCGCTGGCCGTGCAGTTATTCCATCAAATATTAACCATCCGGAAAGCGAGCCGATGATCATCGGGCGTAATTTTTTGGTTAAGATCAATGCCAACATTGGCAACTCGGCGGTTACCTCAAGTATTGAAGAAGAAGTGGAAAAAGCTGTTTGGGCATGCCGCTGGGGTGCAGATACCATTATGGACCTCTCGACCGGCAAAAACATCCACGAAACCCGCGAGTGGATCATCCGCAATACACCTGTGCCTATAGGCACCGTGCCTATTTACCAGGCACTTGAAAAAGTGAATGGCAAAGCCGAAGACCTGACCTGGGAACTGTTCCGGGACACTTTGATAGAACAAGCCGAGCAGGGTGTTGACTACTTCACCATTCATGCGGGCGTTTTACTGCGTTATGTGCCTTTAACCGCAAAACGTATTACCGGTATTGTATCGCGCGGAGGCTCGATCATGGCTAAATGGTGCCTGGCACATCATAAAGAAAACTTCCTTTACACGCATTTTGAAGACATATGTGAGATCATGAAAGCTTATGATGTTGCTTTCTCCTTAGGTGATGGTTTGCGTCCCGGCTGTATTGCTGATGCCAACGATGCCGCGCAGTTTGGCGAGCTGGAAACCCTGGGCGAGCTGACCAAAATAGCCTGGAAGCACGATGTGCAAACCATTATTGAAGGCCCTGGCCACGTGCCTATGCATCTTATTAAAGAGAACATGGAGAAGCAACTGAAACATTGTTCGGAAGCGCCATTTTACACTTTGGGGCCATTAACAACAGATATCGCTCCGGGTTACGACCATATTACGTCGGCTATCGGAGCTGCCATGATCGGCTGGTTTGGCACCGCTATGTTGTGCTATGTTACTCCTAAAGAGCATTTGGGTTTGCCCAATAAAAAGGATGTTAAGGATGGTGTTATCACCTACAAGATAGCAGCCCATGCGGCCGATTTAGCTAAAGGTCATCCCGGTGCACAGTATCGCGATAATGCCTTAAGCAAAGCAAGGTTCGAGTTCAGGTGGGAGGATCAGTTTAACCTTTCATTAGATCCGGATACGGCTAAAGAGTTTCATGATGAAACCTTGCCTGCCGAGGGCGCCAAGATCGCGCACTTTTGCTCGATGTGCGGACCAAACTTCTGCTCGATGAAAATAACACAGGATGTGCGCGATTTTGCCAAAGAGAACGGTGTTGAAGAAGTTGATGCATTAGCAAAGGGTATGGAACAAAAATCCAAAGAGTTTGCCGAAAAGGGCAGCGAAATATACCTGTAA
- a CDS encoding thiamine phosphate synthase: MVANEAPIINRLFGAGLQRLHLRKPGWDIGRCIDLITQIDRAYHHAIVCHQHHQLVKIFGMEYLHYTENDRIKSDQSKLSSLVNDGYRLSTSIHDIGAIPGLLRFEYAFLSPVFSSISKPGYRSILPADFCLDKSIPSPKVFALGGVNESNLEQIKEMNFDGAAVLGAIWQDPEQAVSNFIKIKQVTEELNS; this comes from the coding sequence GTGGTTGCGAATGAAGCACCAATCATTAACCGCCTGTTTGGGGCCGGATTACAACGTTTACATCTGCGCAAACCAGGTTGGGATATTGGCCGATGCATCGATCTTATTACACAAATTGATCGGGCATACCATCATGCTATTGTTTGTCATCAGCACCATCAGCTGGTCAAAATTTTTGGAATGGAGTATCTGCATTATACCGAAAATGACCGCATCAAAAGCGATCAATCGAAATTAAGCTCGCTGGTTAACGACGGCTACCGGTTGAGCACCTCGATACATGATATTGGCGCGATTCCCGGATTACTACGCTTTGAATATGCTTTTTTAAGCCCTGTATTTAGCAGTATATCCAAGCCTGGTTATCGAAGCATTTTGCCTGCAGATTTTTGTCTGGATAAAAGTATCCCCTCGCCAAAAGTTTTCGCCCTTGGTGGCGTAAATGAGTCCAATCTCGAACAGATAAAAGAAATGAATTTCGACGGAGCAGCTGTATTGGGCGCTATCTGGCAAGATCCGGAACAAGCTGTTTCAAATTTTATAAAAATTAAACAAGTAACTGAAGAATTAAATTCATGA
- a CDS encoding thiamine phosphate synthase, which yields MIDKLHYISQQPKNGTHLDAIKAALDAGCKWIQLRVKDQPEDIILQYAIEAVKLCDEYGAKLIVNDHPEIALKADAHGLHLGLQDMSIPQARQIVGPDMIIGGTANTFAHIQQRVADGADYIGLGPYRFTTTKQKLSPILGLRGYWDIIAQMRLAKMSIPVIAIGGIVPADIPLIMPTGIHGVALSGAITQATDARQMVSELYHHLNQPSLNEA from the coding sequence ATGATCGATAAACTACACTATATCTCTCAACAGCCAAAAAACGGCACGCACCTCGACGCTATCAAAGCGGCTTTGGATGCGGGTTGTAAATGGATACAATTGAGGGTTAAAGATCAGCCCGAAGATATCATTCTGCAATACGCTATCGAGGCCGTTAAGCTTTGCGATGAGTATGGCGCCAAATTAATAGTGAACGACCACCCCGAAATTGCATTAAAGGCGGACGCGCACGGCCTGCACCTTGGTTTGCAGGATATGTCCATACCACAGGCTCGCCAGATTGTCGGTCCGGATATGATTATCGGCGGCACAGCTAATACGTTTGCACATATACAACAGCGCGTAGCTGATGGTGCCGATTATATCGGCCTTGGCCCCTACCGTTTTACAACTACCAAACAAAAGCTGAGCCCTATTTTGGGCTTGCGGGGCTATTGGGATATCATAGCTCAAATGCGTCTTGCAAAAATGAGTATCCCGGTAATCGCTATTGGTGGCATTGTGCCGGCCGATATCCCGCTGATCATGCCAACCGGAATACACGGGGTAGCGTTATCCGGCGCCATCACCCAGGCCACAGATGCCAGGCAAATGGTTTCGGAATTATATCATCATTTAAATCAACCTTCGTTAAACGAAGCTTAA
- a CDS encoding thiazole synthase — MLTIADKTFQSRLFTGTGKFNSPSMMEEALLASGSELVTVALKRVDVKHNDNDDLLLRLKYPHINLLPNTSGVRNAKEAVFAAQLAREALETNWIKLEIHPDPKYLMPDPIETLKATEELAKMGFVVLPYIHADPVLCKRLEDAGTAAVMPLGSPIGSNKGLKTIDFLEIIISQSSVPVIVDAGIGAPSDAAKALEIGADAVLVNTAIAVSSNPVQMAEAFKLAVEAGRMAFEAKLAQPVSHAMASSPLTSFLDE; from the coding sequence ATGTTAACCATCGCTGATAAAACTTTTCAGTCGCGCTTATTTACAGGTACCGGCAAATTTAATTCGCCCTCCATGATGGAGGAGGCTTTGCTGGCCTCAGGCTCTGAACTGGTAACCGTTGCCCTGAAGCGTGTTGATGTAAAGCACAATGACAACGACGATTTGCTGCTCCGCTTAAAATACCCGCATATCAACCTGCTGCCTAATACATCAGGCGTACGTAATGCAAAAGAAGCTGTGTTTGCAGCCCAGCTCGCCCGCGAAGCACTTGAAACCAACTGGATAAAACTGGAGATCCATCCCGATCCCAAATACCTGATGCCCGACCCGATTGAAACCCTAAAGGCTACCGAAGAACTGGCGAAAATGGGTTTTGTGGTGCTACCCTACATCCATGCCGATCCCGTGTTATGTAAAAGACTTGAGGATGCGGGTACCGCGGCTGTGATGCCTTTAGGTTCGCCCATTGGCAGTAATAAGGGACTTAAAACCATCGATTTTTTAGAGATCATCATTAGTCAAAGCAGTGTGCCCGTTATTGTTGATGCGGGCATAGGTGCTCCGTCGGATGCTGCGAAAGCGCTTGAGATAGGTGCAGACGCTGTACTGGTAAATACAGCCATCGCGGTATCAAGTAATCCTGTGCAAATGGCCGAAGCGTTTAAACTGGCCGTTGAAGCCGGTCGTATGGCATTTGAAGCCAAACTGGCGCAACCGGTATCGCATGCAATGGCAAGTAGTCCACTAACTTCATTTTTAGATGAGTAG